In Mycobacterium sp. SMC-8, a single window of DNA contains:
- the mobF gene encoding MobF family relaxase, with product MNAGIHKLTAGSGYLYLVRQVAAHDRTHGPESLGDYYSSKGETPGRWGGRGLAGLSAGSDNWTRTDAGDRLWSVTEGSEVTEDQMKALFGLGVHPNASALTKQLIAQGARKNSALTATTLGRPFRVNAGETELQQRLAEAYRDHNLSVGAHWNAAIDESVRAQMRTDIATEMFEEQHRRAPLDERELTGFIARGTRDQTTSVAGYDMTFTPVKSVSALYALCPEPIAKQIEECHSKAVQDALDFLQDQAAYTRIGAQGVAQVDTEGFITAEFLHRDTRASDPGLHTHVAISNKVRARGTDGIARWYALDGRPLYASTVAASELYNSRLEAYLGQVLGMRFAARGDAREGKREVREVVGVSRELNELWSSRRAAIDAEYAVLAKKFQAAHGREPTTPESIAMFQQATLATRDAKHEPRSLAEQRAEWRTQAVGLLGSDEAVNAMIARSLAGRTTTPAEVTAGWINARAAQVIATVSAARATWNRTHVLAEALRVVRVTGHAGIDGIAELITDAALSEPLSVRHASSPDTDLGEPAVLRRRDGSSVYRQAGSQTYTSPEILAAERQILAAATLRDGRTVPAADVEIELLAQAAHRRELNAGQAQLVREMACRGQRVMLALAPAGSGKTTAMAALARSWEGAGGTVIGLSPSASAAQLLREEIDVEVGDTLDKFNWLTDNPDISPGDPARQWYDAIDENTLIIVDEAGKAGTLALASMIAVALARGASVRLVGDDKQLSSISAGGVLRDLAHLHGAITLSQVMRFASASEAQAGLALRDGDPSGIAFYLDAQRVHVGTQAAASDMAFQAWQADIAEDKHSLLLAPTHELVSELNDRARLHRLTELGGRAPGIEAVLMAGARASVGDLVFTKHNDRTLALGATDFVRNGYRWEVTEVDPDGSITVTHLESNAHLRLPASYVRSHVTLGYARTIDATQGATARYRCHTVGSDQLTRQQVYTALTRGVHGNHIYFSTAEHDPHRVLSPKATHPDTAVDVLTRALGRDAAQVSATSAARAAADPAARLAAATQMYAHAVGTAAESRLSPAQHAELDSHAEKLVPGLTTATAWPVLRQHLALIAAAGIHPLKRLEKVVAAGGFDNAADPAAVIDWRLDPTGAHSGGAGPLPWLPAIPERLAADPQWNAYLSARAQRVTDLAAELAATARQWSAATAPRWARPLVGTDLELAADLAVYRAATAVEDNDTRIAGAEQYPARTRAAQRGLEHRAAELIGADATTNRYDTLIDSINPHIRHDPYWPQLAHHLAAAARTGVNITQLVRTVAAERPLPDELPAAALWWRLCGTLTPAALETANGGLRPDWLPDLHTVFGTELAETIAADPAFPALVSAIGNADPDQWTPRDLLHVAAEHLYDADAHLTHHLRPDEYARLLTYSIEVFTTADPYDHDIPLPEHEPLTPEEHEELTHLHPDIEDTPPRRQHAHDDVLADPNNLAAALGLDDYDLTEPTAPDEQLPPPEHADDYFNPDTGIDFDSLSTVRPSPAAALAAHRADVHALRARYAAADAQVRTLAAHVTAGGGPHVLAATDELRRMRAAADADRPFLARVEAVLDQWHQAEATYAEALELINHARTELDTVRADPDADPLDIASATQNLNFLTSYQLPPTSPAEQFHPAFTEATAARAAAAGGSEHIVTHADADALLRRCRADDDTLLARHRADRAALRDQLHRAELAAAQAFARAQRSTAEHITELLPRIDTELRVLDAAGQHAFQERLPISEHPDIDTDRLRRLTDAPFVLTAAHASDRTTLLPMMRHLDRAAHDAGRPLIWAAPATICDNPDLSPIATTVIDAANLELNDSAPGTIVVIDRAEHLSPETIAELTETAATAHARIILLDTNTATWPPPPAAPLLKLLHTELRWSPVLTAATGRVNHYDASPDSNAALTQAAGLNPDQHTPAITAALQRHRKAQQRNTTAHDLHTRMWNAAHRDEGFSRGG from the coding sequence GTGAATGCGGGCATCCACAAGCTCACCGCTGGCTCCGGGTACTTGTACCTGGTGCGGCAGGTGGCTGCCCACGACCGCACGCACGGCCCGGAATCGTTGGGCGACTACTACTCCTCCAAGGGCGAGACACCGGGCCGCTGGGGCGGACGCGGACTGGCCGGACTGTCGGCCGGGTCAGACAACTGGACACGCACCGACGCCGGGGACCGGCTGTGGTCGGTGACCGAGGGCTCCGAGGTCACCGAAGACCAGATGAAGGCCCTGTTCGGGCTGGGAGTTCACCCGAACGCTTCGGCGTTGACCAAGCAACTCATTGCCCAAGGGGCACGCAAGAACTCGGCGCTGACCGCGACCACCCTCGGTCGCCCGTTCCGGGTCAACGCCGGCGAAACCGAGTTACAGCAGCGCCTCGCTGAGGCGTATCGCGACCACAACCTGTCGGTCGGTGCGCACTGGAACGCCGCCATTGACGAGTCGGTACGGGCGCAGATGCGCACCGACATCGCCACCGAAATGTTCGAAGAACAGCACCGCCGTGCACCCTTGGACGAGCGTGAACTGACCGGGTTCATCGCCCGCGGCACCCGCGACCAAACCACCTCGGTCGCTGGCTATGACATGACCTTCACCCCGGTCAAAAGTGTGTCCGCGCTGTACGCGCTGTGCCCCGAGCCGATCGCCAAACAGATCGAGGAATGCCACAGCAAGGCCGTCCAAGACGCCCTGGACTTCCTGCAAGATCAGGCCGCCTACACCCGCATCGGCGCCCAAGGCGTCGCCCAAGTCGACACCGAAGGGTTCATCACCGCCGAGTTTCTGCACCGCGATACCCGCGCCTCGGACCCCGGTCTGCACACCCACGTCGCGATATCCAACAAGGTCCGCGCCCGCGGCACCGACGGCATCGCGCGCTGGTACGCCCTCGATGGCCGCCCGCTGTATGCCTCCACGGTCGCGGCATCGGAGTTGTACAACTCACGCCTGGAGGCCTACCTGGGCCAAGTGTTGGGGATGCGGTTCGCCGCCCGCGGCGATGCCCGCGAAGGCAAACGCGAGGTCCGCGAAGTCGTCGGCGTCAGCCGCGAACTCAACGAGCTATGGTCCTCGCGCCGGGCCGCCATCGACGCCGAGTATGCGGTGCTGGCCAAGAAGTTTCAGGCCGCCCACGGCCGCGAGCCGACCACCCCGGAGTCGATCGCGATGTTCCAACAAGCCACCCTGGCCACACGCGACGCCAAACACGAACCCCGCTCGCTGGCCGAGCAACGCGCAGAGTGGCGCACCCAAGCCGTCGGCCTGCTGGGCAGCGACGAAGCGGTCAACGCGATGATCGCCCGCTCACTGGCCGGGCGCACCACGACACCGGCCGAGGTCACCGCAGGGTGGATCAACGCTCGCGCCGCCCAGGTGATCGCCACCGTCTCCGCGGCGCGGGCCACCTGGAACCGCACCCATGTACTGGCCGAAGCATTGCGGGTGGTCCGCGTCACCGGGCACGCCGGAATCGACGGCATCGCCGAACTCATCACTGACGCCGCCCTGAGCGAACCGCTCAGCGTCCGGCACGCATCCAGTCCCGATACCGACCTCGGTGAGCCCGCGGTGTTGCGCCGCCGCGACGGGTCCAGCGTGTATCGCCAAGCCGGATCGCAGACCTACACCAGCCCCGAAATCCTGGCCGCTGAGCGGCAAATCCTGGCCGCCGCGACACTGCGCGACGGCCGCACCGTGCCCGCCGCCGATGTCGAAATCGAACTACTGGCCCAGGCCGCGCACCGACGCGAACTCAACGCCGGCCAAGCCCAACTCGTCCGCGAAATGGCGTGCCGCGGGCAGCGCGTCATGCTCGCCTTGGCCCCGGCAGGATCGGGAAAAACCACCGCCATGGCCGCACTCGCCCGGTCCTGGGAAGGTGCCGGGGGCACCGTCATCGGGTTGTCCCCCAGCGCCAGTGCCGCGCAATTGTTGCGTGAAGAGATCGACGTCGAAGTCGGTGACACCCTCGATAAGTTCAACTGGCTCACCGACAATCCCGACATCTCCCCCGGCGACCCAGCCCGTCAGTGGTACGACGCGATCGATGAGAACACCTTGATCATCGTCGACGAAGCCGGCAAGGCCGGCACGTTGGCGCTGGCGTCGATGATCGCAGTCGCGCTGGCGCGCGGCGCCAGCGTGCGCCTGGTCGGAGATGACAAACAGTTGTCCTCGATCAGCGCCGGCGGTGTGCTGCGCGACCTGGCCCACCTACATGGCGCGATCACCTTGTCCCAGGTGATGCGGTTCGCCTCAGCCTCCGAAGCCCAAGCCGGTCTCGCGCTGCGCGACGGCGACCCGTCAGGGATCGCGTTCTATCTCGATGCCCAGCGCGTGCATGTCGGCACCCAAGCCGCCGCCTCCGATATGGCGTTCCAAGCATGGCAAGCCGACATCGCTGAGGACAAGCACTCGCTGCTGTTGGCGCCGACCCACGAGCTGGTTTCTGAACTCAACGACCGAGCCCGGCTGCACCGGCTGACCGAACTCGGTGGCCGCGCCCCCGGCATCGAAGCGGTGTTGATGGCCGGGGCCCGCGCCAGCGTCGGGGACCTCGTGTTCACCAAACACAACGATCGCACCCTGGCCCTCGGCGCCACGGATTTCGTGCGCAACGGCTACCGCTGGGAAGTCACCGAGGTCGACCCGGACGGCTCGATCACCGTCACGCACTTGGAGTCGAACGCTCACCTGCGGCTGCCCGCCTCCTACGTCCGCTCCCACGTCACGTTGGGCTACGCCCGCACCATCGACGCCACCCAGGGCGCGACCGCCCGCTACCGCTGCCACACCGTGGGCTCCGATCAACTCACCCGCCAGCAGGTCTACACCGCACTCACCCGAGGGGTGCACGGCAACCACATCTACTTCTCCACCGCCGAGCACGACCCGCACCGGGTGCTGTCCCCGAAAGCCACCCACCCCGACACCGCCGTGGACGTCTTGACCCGTGCCCTGGGGCGCGACGCCGCCCAAGTCTCGGCCACCAGCGCGGCGCGGGCCGCCGCCGACCCGGCTGCCCGACTGGCCGCAGCCACCCAGATGTACGCCCACGCCGTCGGCACCGCCGCCGAATCACGCCTGAGCCCCGCCCAGCACGCCGAGCTGGATTCCCACGCCGAAAAACTCGTTCCCGGGCTGACCACCGCTACCGCCTGGCCGGTGCTACGCCAACACCTCGCATTGATCGCGGCCGCCGGTATCCACCCCCTCAAACGGCTCGAAAAAGTGGTCGCCGCCGGCGGATTCGACAACGCCGCCGACCCGGCCGCGGTCATCGACTGGCGCCTGGACCCGACCGGCGCGCACTCCGGTGGTGCCGGTCCGCTGCCCTGGCTTCCTGCCATTCCCGAGCGCCTGGCCGCCGACCCGCAGTGGAACGCCTACCTGTCCGCCCGTGCGCAGCGCGTCACCGACCTGGCCGCCGAACTCGCCGCCACCGCACGCCAGTGGAGCGCGGCGACCGCGCCGCGTTGGGCACGACCGCTGGTCGGCACAGACCTCGAATTGGCTGCCGATCTGGCCGTCTATCGCGCCGCGACCGCCGTCGAGGACAACGACACCCGCATCGCCGGCGCCGAGCAATACCCCGCCCGCACCCGCGCCGCCCAACGCGGACTCGAACACCGCGCAGCCGAACTCATCGGCGCTGATGCCACCACCAACCGCTACGACACCCTCATCGACTCCATCAACCCCCACATCCGCCACGACCCCTACTGGCCCCAACTGGCGCATCACCTGGCCGCGGCCGCACGCACCGGAGTCAACATCACCCAACTCGTGCGCACCGTCGCCGCTGAGCGTCCGCTGCCCGACGAATTGCCCGCCGCCGCACTGTGGTGGCGACTGTGCGGCACCCTCACACCAGCGGCGCTGGAGACCGCCAACGGTGGGCTGCGCCCGGACTGGCTACCCGATCTGCACACCGTGTTCGGCACCGAACTGGCAGAAACCATCGCCGCCGATCCCGCCTTCCCCGCACTGGTGTCCGCGATCGGCAACGCCGACCCCGACCAGTGGACACCGCGCGATCTGCTGCACGTTGCCGCCGAACACCTCTATGACGCCGACGCCCACCTGACGCATCATTTACGGCCCGACGAGTACGCCCGCCTGCTCACCTACTCGATCGAGGTGTTCACCACCGCCGACCCCTACGACCATGACATTCCGCTGCCCGAGCACGAGCCTCTGACACCGGAAGAACACGAAGAACTCACCCATCTGCACCCCGACATCGAGGACACACCACCGAGGCGACAGCACGCCCACGACGACGTGTTGGCCGACCCCAACAACCTTGCCGCCGCACTCGGACTAGACGACTACGACCTCACCGAGCCCACCGCCCCCGACGAGCAACTTCCCCCACCCGAGCACGCCGACGACTACTTCAACCCCGATACGGGGATCGACTTCGACAGCCTGAGCACCGTTCGGCCCAGCCCCGCCGCCGCGCTGGCCGCCCACCGCGCCGACGTCCACGCGCTGCGCGCCCGCTACGCCGCCGCCGACGCCCAGGTCCGCACCTTGGCCGCCCACGTGACTGCCGGTGGCGGCCCCCACGTCCTGGCCGCCACCGACGAACTGCGGCGCATGCGTGCCGCGGCCGACGCCGACCGGCCCTTCCTGGCCCGCGTCGAAGCCGTGCTCGACCAATGGCATCAGGCCGAAGCCACCTACGCCGAAGCCCTCGAACTCATCAACCACGCCCGCACCGAACTCGACACGGTGCGTGCTGACCCCGACGCCGACCCGCTCGATATCGCCTCGGCCACTCAGAATCTGAACTTCTTGACCAGCTACCAGTTGCCCCCGACCAGCCCCGCCGAGCAGTTCCATCCCGCATTCACTGAAGCCACCGCCGCTCGCGCCGCGGCAGCCGGAGGCAGCGAGCACATCGTTACCCACGCCGACGCCGACGCACTGCTGCGTCGATGCCGCGCCGACGATGACACACTGCTGGCTCGCCACCGCGCCGACCGCGCGGCGCTGCGCGACCAGCTCCACCGCGCCGAGCTTGCCGCCGCGCAGGCATTCGCCCGCGCACAGCGCAGCACCGCCGAACACATCACCGAGCTGTTGCCCCGCATCGACACCGAACTGCGGGTACTCGACGCTGCCGGCCAACACGCCTTCCAAGAACGACTGCCGATCAGCGAGCACCCCGACATCGACACCGACCGCCTACGTCGGCTCACCGATGCCCCGTTCGTGCTGACCGCCGCGCACGCCTCCGACCGCACCACCCTGCTGCCCATGATGAGACATCTCGACCGCGCCGCCCACGACGCCGGACGCCCGTTGATCTGGGCCGCGCCCGCCACCATCTGTGACAATCCCGACCTGTCACCGATCGCCACCACTGTCATCGACGCCGCCAACCTGGAGCTGAACGACAGCGCACCCGGCACCATCGTCGTGATCGACCGCGCCGAACACCTGTCCCCCGAAACCATCGCCGAACTCACCGAAACCGCCGCCACCGCCCACGCCCGGATCATCCTGCTCGACACCAACACCGCCACCTGGCCACCACCACCGGCAGCCCCACTACTGAAATTGCTGCACACCGAACTGCGCTGGTCACCAGTGCTCACCGCCGCCACCGGCCGCGTCAACCACTACGACGCCAGCCCCGACAGCAACGCAGCCCTCACCCAAGCCGCCGGACTGAACCCCGACCAGCACACCCCCGCCATCACCGCCGCCCTGCAACGACACCGAAAAGCCCAGCAGCGCAACACCACCGCCCATGATCTCCACACCCGCATGTGGAACGCTGCTCACCGAGACGAGGGATTCAGCCGAGGTGGGTAG
- a CDS encoding DNA cytosine methyltransferase: MLTITDLYCGAGGSTAGAVMINNVVATVASNHWDRAIETHSANHPDTDHIQADLSQIDPRLFPTTDLLWASPSCTKHSIAQGRKRQDAQPDLFGEILPEAAAERSRATMWDVVRFSEYHMYRAVIVENVVDVVFWPPFQAWRMAMESIGYVGQMVYLNSMHAQLLGRGAPQSRDRFYAIFTRAGDPRPDVKRVVSPYAVCPDCGPVRAVQSFKRTDRAPWGKYRAQYVYRCPNVSCRNQVIEPTYRPAADIIDWSLTGTRIGERTRPLADKTMARIAAGIERYWQPMLVPVEGRDGKSAAPVDQPTRTMTTRSETALLVPTGGTWRNEAVAVDQPIATRTTRENDGIAFAPFIAELRGGSSDARCTTEALSTVTASGNHHGLVYAPVTRGDVFHGRWNPTEPRPLITSYYGKGGSTPADEALPTVTTVERHSLITSGPAPAPPQHIDINDVFFRMLEPREITAAMDFPTDYRMLGTRREQVRLAGNAVTPPAARDLVGLVVETLTGEAATVTT, encoded by the coding sequence ATGCTGACGATCACCGACCTCTACTGCGGCGCAGGAGGCTCCACCGCTGGCGCTGTGATGATCAACAACGTTGTCGCCACGGTCGCCAGTAACCACTGGGACAGGGCCATCGAGACCCACAGCGCCAATCACCCTGACACCGACCACATTCAGGCCGACCTCTCCCAGATCGACCCGCGCCTGTTCCCCACCACCGACCTGCTGTGGGCCAGCCCGAGCTGCACCAAACACAGCATCGCCCAGGGCCGTAAACGTCAAGACGCCCAACCGGATCTGTTCGGCGAGATCCTTCCCGAGGCCGCCGCCGAGCGCTCCCGCGCCACCATGTGGGATGTCGTGCGGTTCTCCGAGTACCACATGTACCGCGCCGTGATCGTGGAGAACGTGGTCGACGTGGTGTTCTGGCCGCCCTTTCAAGCGTGGCGCATGGCAATGGAATCCATCGGCTACGTCGGCCAGATGGTCTACCTGAACTCCATGCATGCGCAGCTGCTCGGTCGCGGTGCCCCCCAGTCGCGAGACCGGTTCTACGCGATCTTCACCCGCGCCGGCGATCCCCGCCCCGACGTCAAACGCGTCGTGTCCCCTTACGCGGTGTGCCCCGACTGCGGACCGGTCCGCGCCGTCCAAAGCTTCAAGCGCACCGACCGCGCACCGTGGGGTAAGTACCGCGCCCAGTACGTCTACCGCTGCCCCAACGTCTCGTGCCGCAACCAGGTGATCGAGCCGACCTACCGCCCGGCCGCCGACATCATCGACTGGTCGCTGACCGGCACGCGCATCGGTGAGCGCACCCGCCCCCTGGCCGATAAGACCATGGCTCGCATCGCCGCCGGAATCGAGCGTTACTGGCAGCCCATGCTGGTACCCGTTGAAGGACGCGACGGCAAGAGCGCCGCCCCGGTCGACCAACCGACACGGACCATGACCACGCGCAGTGAGACCGCGCTGCTGGTTCCGACCGGAGGCACCTGGCGCAACGAGGCCGTCGCCGTCGACCAGCCCATCGCCACCCGGACCACCCGCGAGAACGACGGCATCGCCTTCGCGCCCTTCATCGCCGAACTGCGCGGCGGCTCCAGCGATGCCCGCTGCACCACCGAGGCACTCTCGACGGTCACCGCATCCGGTAACCACCACGGCCTGGTCTACGCCCCCGTCACGCGTGGCGACGTGTTCCACGGACGGTGGAACCCCACCGAGCCCCGGCCCCTGATCACGAGCTACTACGGCAAAGGCGGCAGCACCCCTGCCGACGAGGCACTGCCGACCGTCACCACCGTCGAGCGCCACAGCTTGATCACCAGCGGACCTGCCCCCGCACCGCCACAGCACATCGACATCAACGACGTGTTCTTCCGGATGCTGGAGCCCCGCGAAATCACCGCCGCGATGGACTTCCCCACCGACTACCGCATGCTCGGCACCCGCCGCGAGCAAGTCCGCCTGGCAGGCAACGCCGTCACCCCACCGGCCGCCCGCGATCTCGTCGGACTGGTCGTGGAAACCCTGACCGGCGAAGCCGCCACCGTCACCACCTGA
- the nrdH gene encoding glutaredoxin-like protein NrdH, producing MSTLTVYTKPNCVQCTATFKALDKAGITYAKIDISVDAEARDYVMALGYLQAPVVVAGDEHWSGFRPDRIKAAGNRAVSASDATALPA from the coding sequence ATGTCCACCCTCACCGTGTACACCAAGCCCAACTGCGTGCAGTGCACCGCGACGTTCAAGGCGCTCGACAAAGCGGGCATCACCTACGCGAAGATTGACATCAGCGTCGATGCCGAGGCCCGCGACTACGTGATGGCCCTGGGCTACCTGCAAGCCCCCGTCGTAGTGGCCGGCGATGAGCACTGGAGCGGCTTCCGGCCCGACCGCATCAAGGCCGCCGGCAACCGTGCGGTATCCGCATCCGATGCAACGGCACTACCCGCATGA
- a CDS encoding helix-turn-helix transcriptional regulator has protein sequence MADSTAEVFSAAKFTLRAEQTGLMWKELAARLEVHRTTLGAVRSGRSAPSTELLVKIVEVLGGTPEDYLDLPDRQAWTLKLFRMVAGFTQHAVSEALGVAPAAVSGWETGRYRPPRSVVPMLAQMYGASEAELDAAMSHGEVGPAEALVLCAESVVRFAEVAFEAVAAMPTPSRRAKNVRIREQLEISMESLSAAVRDLADEDGRDSLVDAVRQLAELHAAIKI, from the coding sequence ATGGCCGATTCGACAGCGGAGGTGTTCTCAGCGGCCAAGTTCACCCTGCGCGCCGAGCAGACCGGCTTGATGTGGAAGGAACTCGCCGCGCGGCTTGAGGTTCATCGCACGACGCTGGGCGCGGTCCGTAGTGGCCGCAGCGCACCTTCCACTGAGCTGCTGGTGAAGATCGTTGAGGTGCTAGGGGGCACGCCCGAAGACTATTTGGATCTGCCCGACCGTCAGGCGTGGACCTTGAAGCTGTTTCGCATGGTGGCGGGGTTCACGCAACACGCGGTGTCGGAAGCCCTCGGGGTGGCTCCGGCTGCCGTGTCGGGCTGGGAGACGGGCCGCTATCGGCCTCCGCGATCGGTTGTGCCGATGCTTGCCCAAATGTATGGGGCCTCCGAGGCCGAGCTGGACGCAGCGATGAGCCACGGCGAAGTGGGCCCAGCCGAGGCGCTCGTGTTGTGCGCCGAATCCGTGGTGCGCTTCGCCGAGGTCGCGTTCGAGGCAGTCGCGGCGATGCCGACACCCTCTCGGCGCGCGAAGAACGTTCGGATTCGTGAGCAGTTGGAAATCTCGATGGAGTCTCTGTCGGCAGCGGTTCGGGACCTGGCGGATGAGGACGGGCGCGACAGCCTCGTTGACGCGGTGCGACAGCTCGCCGAACTCCATGCAGCCATCAAGATCTGA
- a CDS encoding cellulase family glycosylhydrolase: protein MTTPIPLLRAKLAAGTVAAVTLASVLTTAPATATPVEQTHAVQQVAVSLLSETSAATTTFGVADSHLYNLGHDALVARLTELRGLGVSDLRIAVPWVYIEPAAGTYDWSKMDALVATASEMGFTLTGAVTATPTWAGFPLAGAPNPDTYAGFAGAVAARYGSQIASYEVWNEPNGVIFYAPVSAAGYTQMLKAAYTAIKAANPDAVVLAGSLGATTDVSGISVTPQRFLAQMYEAGAGGYFDALSYHPYHFTLPFSQGAGTLNTPLEQVKALYELMVANGDADKKIWATEYGTATTPGWGVTQAEQAALLRDFLTAWSRLPYTGPAFVYTSQDAQSGILNHEFNFGLFTSNGRPKLAAHVLADLIAQAGLGELPDYTAPRMSAARDLYLQLASVGFGLANQAMVIPNAAIAVIYSLMPDPVRRAFTAVANAVSAVVAQVAIAATPAMEAMLGMVIRALPQASTTTTPDTTDDEDSEQPADLAKHSVTETSSTAVDGDQPVEPVPATDGSDTDSSARPDGEDAAEEPRSDSSSGTADVATTESTDSDQRPLQDAADPEVIDSTDQADTPRVSERAVQDTSTDDDRSRTPDIASESRPTDPGAELDRDVADDRGEEANDDDPTQDAGARQAPRTATIPTKGRHTEDSDAPADRRASDSRGLSPRTAAPSTNKESGDPS from the coding sequence ATGACCACTCCAATTCCACTGCTGCGGGCCAAGCTCGCCGCAGGCACCGTCGCAGCCGTCACGCTGGCCTCGGTGCTGACCACCGCACCGGCAACCGCTACCCCTGTGGAGCAGACACACGCAGTCCAACAGGTAGCCGTCTCGCTGCTGTCGGAAACGAGCGCCGCCACAACGACATTCGGTGTAGCCGACTCACACCTTTACAACCTCGGCCACGACGCTCTCGTTGCGCGGCTGACCGAGCTTCGCGGCCTGGGTGTGAGCGATCTGCGGATCGCCGTGCCCTGGGTGTACATCGAACCGGCCGCTGGCACCTATGACTGGTCGAAGATGGATGCCTTGGTGGCCACGGCCAGCGAGATGGGATTCACCCTGACCGGTGCGGTCACGGCTACCCCGACATGGGCTGGGTTTCCACTGGCGGGCGCCCCCAATCCAGATACCTATGCCGGGTTCGCTGGTGCGGTCGCGGCCCGCTACGGGTCGCAGATCGCCAGCTATGAGGTGTGGAACGAACCGAATGGAGTCATTTTCTACGCCCCGGTCAGCGCGGCGGGCTATACCCAGATGCTCAAAGCGGCCTACACCGCGATCAAAGCCGCGAACCCCGATGCTGTCGTACTCGCCGGATCACTCGGCGCGACAACCGATGTCAGCGGAATCTCGGTGACACCGCAGCGATTCCTGGCTCAGATGTATGAGGCCGGAGCAGGCGGGTACTTCGACGCGTTGTCCTATCATCCCTACCACTTCACGCTGCCGTTCTCGCAGGGCGCAGGCACTCTCAACACTCCGCTGGAGCAAGTCAAGGCGCTCTATGAGCTGATGGTTGCCAACGGTGACGCAGACAAAAAGATCTGGGCCACCGAGTACGGCACCGCCACCACCCCCGGCTGGGGAGTGACCCAAGCAGAGCAGGCCGCACTACTGCGCGATTTCCTCACCGCGTGGTCCCGGCTGCCATACACCGGACCAGCATTCGTGTACACCTCCCAGGACGCCCAGTCAGGAATCCTCAACCACGAGTTCAATTTTGGTCTCTTCACGTCGAACGGGAGACCGAAGTTGGCCGCCCACGTACTTGCCGATCTCATCGCCCAAGCCGGTCTCGGAGAGCTACCTGACTACACCGCGCCGCGCATGTCGGCCGCCCGCGACCTCTACCTACAACTAGCCTCCGTCGGCTTCGGGCTGGCCAACCAGGCCATGGTGATTCCGAACGCCGCCATCGCGGTGATCTACAGCCTGATGCCAGACCCGGTACGGCGCGCGTTCACCGCGGTAGCCAACGCCGTGTCAGCGGTGGTTGCCCAGGTTGCCATCGCCGCCACCCCGGCCATGGAGGCAATGCTGGGCATGGTGATCCGGGCGCTACCGCAGGCATCCACGACGACGACCCCCGACACCACCGACGACGAGGATTCCGAACAGCCAGCGGATCTGGCCAAACACTCGGTCACCGAGACAAGCAGTACGGCCGTGGACGGTGATCAACCCGTCGAGCCGGTTCCAGCGACCGATGGGTCCGACACCGATTCCTCCGCTCGTCCAGATGGCGAGGATGCCGCGGAGGAACCACGCAGCGACTCGTCCTCGGGAACCGCAGACGTGGCGACCACAGAGTCGACGGACAGCGACCAACGCCCCCTCCAGGATGCGGCTGACCCTGAGGTAATCGACTCCACAGACCAGGCCGACACACCACGCGTGAGCGAGCGGGCGGTTCAGGACACATCCACCGACGACGACCGCTCCCGCACACCGGACATCGCCTCAGAGTCCCGACCCACGGACCCGGGCGCGGAGTTGGACCGCGACGTTGCCGACGACCGCGGCGAAGAAGCCAACGACGACGACCCGACCCAGGACGCTGGTGCCCGACAGGCTCCGCGCACCGCGACGATTCCCACCAAGGGTCGGCATACCGAGGACAGCGACGCTCCCGCAGACCGCCGGGCCAGCGACTCTCGCGGTCTATCACCGCGTACCGCAGCGCCCAGCACGAACAAGGAGTCGGGAGACCCATCATGA
- a CDS encoding transcriptional regulator: MAAPQTVSPKSFAEQLNRLFDTIYPPGRDAYTSMELVEWAASRGLRLSAPYLSQLRTGARSRPSESTVKLIAAFFGINSEYFTDPESRYREALDAELDWLELAHNPDVRRLTSMLADLPAAARDQLMSAAGI; the protein is encoded by the coding sequence ATGGCGGCACCACAAACAGTGAGTCCTAAAAGCTTTGCTGAACAACTGAATCGACTGTTCGACACCATCTACCCGCCGGGACGTGACGCGTACACCAGCATGGAGCTGGTCGAGTGGGCGGCGAGCCGGGGTCTTCGACTCTCGGCGCCGTACTTGTCGCAGCTTCGCACAGGTGCGCGTAGCCGGCCGTCGGAGTCCACGGTCAAGCTGATCGCGGCCTTCTTCGGAATCAACAGTGAGTATTTCACCGACCCTGAGAGCCGGTACCGAGAGGCGCTCGACGCCGAACTCGACTGGCTTGAACTCGCCCACAACCCTGATGTTCGTCGGCTCACCTCGATGCTGGCCGATCTACCTGCTGCCGCGCGAGATCAGCTGATGTCCGCCGCCGGAATCTAG